Below is a window of Streptomyces sp. ITFR-16 DNA.
CTTTCGCAGGCAGCTCAGGACGTACGCGGACGTGGCAACGCAACCGCCGCAGCGTGGGCTCTGGGCCGGTACGCGGAGGAAGCCGCCCAGTCAGGCGATGACGCTGGCGCCCTTCGTGCTCTCGACCAGGCCAAGTTCGCTTATGACTTCGCCGACCATATGAGCGAGCAGGCGTGGGTCCGCTTCGTGACGCCATACCGCATGGACTCGTTAACCCTCTCGGTCTACGGCGAACTCGCGCGTCAGGAACTGACCGCCACGGCCGACTCCGCAGTTGAGCGCCTCGGCGGCGAACTACCCGAGTCCGGTGTGGTCGTCCTGGGTGACCTGGCGTCCGCCCTTCTGCGCGGCGGCGACATAGATCGCGGGGCCTACGTAGCGCACCAGTTCGCCGCAGCGGCGGAGTCGAAGCCCAACACCATGGGCCGGCAGCGGGCTCAGGCCATCGCTGCCGGGCTCCCCGACACTGAGCATGACCTGGCCAGCCACCTGCTGACGTTCGCGACGCTGTGACGCGTCGAAGCGCACAGGCTCGGCGAGAGCAAGGCGCTGTAGTTCAGATCTCTACCCCGGGCGCGTCTCGTCGACGACCCAGGACAGGTACGCCTCCGACCCCCCGGTCACAGGCAGCGTGACCCACTGGGGGACGTCGTACGGGTGCCTCTCGTGCAGCCATGCCTCTAGCGCGGGGAGGCGATCCGACGACGTCATGTAGGAGATCCGCCACTCCTGAGCCGCCTCGACCTTCCCCTGCCACCAGTAGAAGGCGGTGATGGGCGCATCGATGTGGACGCCCGCCGCCAGTTTGCTCTCAACAGCGCCTCTGGCGAGGGTCTTCGCCTGCTCCTCGTCGTCACTCGTCGTCTGCGCGATCACGATCTCGGGGTCCATGCGGCTACCTCTCCAGCTCGGGTATCGCGACCCTATCCACTAGTCCGATGAAGGCGGGCGGGAGGTAGTTACCGGCAGGGCTTGGCGATTCGGTGCCCAGCAGACCGCTCGGACGATCAGTTGTTCAATGTGTCGGAATCAATCGCGTGGGGGAACGCAAGCCAGTCATCCTTCATCAGCCCTCGTGCGAAACCAGCGAGCCGTAGGGAACCGGATCGCGCATCAGGCCCGGAGTAGCTGGAGTCGCCTGAAAAGGCGCCGAAGTACGAACGCAGGGATCAGGCGTCGGAGCCCGAAGCGGTAGCCAAGGGCACGCTCCATCGTGGTGACGATGTGCTGTTGGTTCCCCACCCCGAAGCCGCCCAGGTTCATCTCGGCGGCGGCGGTGACAGGTGTGGCGTTCCAGGCATCGCTACAGGCCTGCTTGAAGGCAGCGTCGAGGTTGGTGAGGCAGTTGTCGAATACCTCACTGAGTACCGTGCTCTCCGTCGCGATCCAGGCGCGGCTCTCTGCGAGGGTCTCCTGGAGGTCGTGTCCGGTGATTGCGAGCGTGCTCAGGACCTCGGGATCGTCGCTGGTGCGGCGGCGTATCCGGTAGGGGTACTCGATACGTGCGACCAGAACCTTCACCGCGGCGGCGTAGCGGTCTCGGCGGACGGTCGCTCCAGCGCGCAGGCCGGTGAGGATGTGTCCGAGGGCTCCCGCGACGACGGACGAGCCTAGGACGAGCGCGAGGATCGTGATCACAGATGTGGATGCCGTTTCTGGTGCGGTGAAGGGTGCCGGGCCCATCGGCGAGCCTCCTGTTGTGTCTCGGCGGTACGCAGCGGGTGGGTGCCGTGGGCGGGTTGGCCATGTGGTGCGTCTTCGGCCGGCCAGGTGCCTGAGCGGCGCCAAGCCTCTTCGTAAAGCAGATGTCGGTGAACGAGAGTGATCAGCGCTTCCAGGCCGTCCTCGGGGATCCAGCGCAGGGCGGCGTCATCGCTGGGGTACTGCAGGCACAAGTCCCTCAGCGGCGGCGGGTTGCGATGCTTGAAGGCACGGTCGGCAGAGTCGAGCGGGAAGGCGTGCACGGTGTAGTCGGGTCGGATGACGAGGCGGACACGTTCGGTGGAGTAGTTCTCGCGTTCCAGAGCGGGCAGCGGGCGCAAGGTGAGTTCGAGGAGCGCGGCTCCGCCCGGACCGACGCGGCCAGCCGCCTGCTCCACGCCGTAGACGGTATCGGCGTGGAGCAGGTGGTCGGCGGCTGCGCCGGGGTCGGCGAGCACCGCCTTCAGCGGGTACGCCATGACCGGGCCGGTCGCGCGGGCTGCTGCCCGCGCGGGGAGACGACGGCGCGTCCGGTGGAGGTGATGCTGCCGGCCGCCAGTGCGCGCAGCGCGTCGATAGCGTTCTGGGACTCGGACTGTGGGAACGGGTCTCCGATCAAGGTGTGCCAGATCTCGATGGCCGCAGCGTGCTGTCCGTCCTCTTCCAGACGTCGCGCCTCGGCCGCCCGTCGGGCGGTGGCGGCCAGCGTGGTGGCGTACGTATTGCGCTCGTCGATCGTCCACTCGGCGGTGAGGTCGTCAACACCGGTCGGGTCGAGCACCGGGTGGGTGACCGCCTGGGCGGCGTGAGCCAGGGTGGTGGCGAGGGCCTGGGAGTGCTCAAGCGGGCCGGTGACAGCCGCGTAGGCGAAGGCCTCCCACAGCAGCCCGCAGGTGTCGTCGAGGACAGGGTTGCCCTTCTTGAACGACTTTAGCATGCGGACCTGGTGGACGAACCGTCCGCCGGTGGCCTGGTTGCGGGTGCTGATGATCCGGTTGAGCGTCCGGGTGTTGGACCACTCCCAGGTGTCGTTCTCCCTGTCAGCGATGTAGACGATCTCGCTGTCTTCAACGTCGAGCGCGGGAACCAGGTCGAAGGTGAAGTCCAGCTCGGCGAAGGTGACCTGGAGGGCGTGGGCAGGGGCGTCATCCACGTCGAAGAGGGCGTCGGGGTACTTCTCGGCGATGACCCCGCGGATGAGGCTCATCGCCTGGGCGGGGCCGCCGGGCTGACGCAGGGTCTTCTCCAGGCGCGGATGCATCCGGATGACCATGTCGACGTCCTTGAGCGGCTTGAGCATCGTCTTGCGGGCGAAGCTGCCCTGCAGGAAGGTGGCGATGGCCAGGCCAGCGTTCACCAGATGTTCGGTGATCTCGTTGTGCCGCTTCTGGGCGCTTTTGCGCTCGCGGCCATCGAGGTTGAGTTCCTCGTCGAAGGCATCGAAGGCGTTCTTGGTGCTGTCGTTCATCGTGCTGTCGTGCTCGTTTCTGCCGGCCGGGTAGATCGTGGTGCCCGGTGCCGGCTCCGGGGTCCCGTACGTGGTGAGGCGCCCGGGGTGGGTGCCTTCACTGGGGACAGACGACGTAACTCGGCGGTAGCGCGACGGGTGTGACAAGAGTTCAGTCGCAGTCGCGGCAGCGGCTGCTGGCGCCGTCGAACATGGCCGCCGGATGGACGACGAAGCAGGCCGTGCACTGGCGCTCGAACACCTTGCGGTCGCAGCCGCAGCGGTCGCAGTCGGGGCACGGGGCAGACTCGCAGCGGGCGCAGGCGCGGGCGAAGGAGGTGAAGTCCTCCCCGCAGTGTGCGCAGGTATAGCTGGCGGCCTCGGGGCCGTTGTATCGAACGGAGGGCGCGAAGGTCCTCCAGGGCGCGAGGTCGGTGACGGCGACGGCGAGGACGTAGCCGTCCATGGCCGCGGTCTGCAAGTACAGCTCCTCACCGGCGACGGCGCCGTCACGGTAGGCAAGCCGGCCACGTCCCTCGACGTGTCCCTGGCCCGACAGGGCCGTGCGCAGGACCGGGACCTGGCTCTGGTCGCTGCCGCGCCGCAGTGGGGGCAGGCCGTGGGAGGCACCGAAGGCGAGGATGCCGTCGCGATCAAGGAGCAGGATGTGACCGGGAGCTGGGAGGCGTTCGCTGGCTTTCACGCACGCCGCCATACGGGAGGCATTGCTCACCCGCCACAGTGCGACTGCGGCGTCCGCCGTGGGACCGGCGGCAGTGATATGGCGATCGGTGAGTGTGTCGGGCAGGAGGATGTCGGCGGCGAAGGCATCGCAGGCAGCATCCTCCAGGGCGGCGCCACCGTCGGGCTCGGCAAGCAGGACGTCCATCAGCTCCACCACGGTCTGCTGCAGGTGGTGGCCCAGCTCATGGAGACCGGTGAACTCGCGGCGGGCCAGGCTGGCAGAGGTGGCGACGGCGAGGACGGCGGGAGTACCGGCGAAATAGGCACCGGAGACACTGCAGCCGCCGCCAGAGCGATCGTCGGGTACGTCCCTGACCTGAAGGCCGGGCCACTGCCGCAGCTCGTCAAGGGCGCCGTCGCCCAGCCGCTGGGCAGCGCCAGGGTGGTCGCGCTGAAGGACGGTGAGCATGGCCTTGGCCTGGGTACGGGCCGCGGCGCGGCGCAGGTAGTCCATCACTCGCTCTCCGGGCCTAGGTGCACTTGGAAATAGCGGTCTACCCGAGCAGGCCAGTCCGTTTCCGCAGGGCGCTCCTGACGCGCTGCCAGTGAGAGCGTGGCAAAGAGTGCCTGTCGGCGGGCTTCCTGTTCAGCGGTTCCGGTGAGGTGGGCGAGCCGACGGATCTGTTCGCGACGGGCGGGGCGACTCAGCTCGTGTAGCAAACGGTCGGGCAACGGCGGATTGGCAGCCAGGATCGCGTCCGCAGACATGCCCAGGGTCGGTGCGAGGAGGTGAGCTTCGGGCGGGGTGAGAGATGTCTGCGCGCGCAGCAGCGCGAGGGCGCGCGGTGGCTTGATGCTCAAGCGATGGATCAGTTCGGTGGGGCCCAGGCCGCGCTGCTTCAGCAGGGCAGGCAGACCGCCGCTGCCCCGAGGCGCCCAGCGCGCCGTCGCCAGCACGTCCATGGTGTCGGCGAGGGTGGAGCGGAACTCGGCCGCCTGCGATGCGGGGCTGGGAAGGGGGCTGCCATAGCGGTACCCAGAGGCATCCGGGACGGGTGAGCCGTCGGCTTCCAAGGGAACGGACAGCTCGCTGACCTGCCGGTCCAGGACATACCACGGAAGACGCCTGCCCAGACCGCACCACAGGGCAAGCGGCTGCTCCAAGGTGGAAGCCTCGGCGGGCAGCAGCACCGTGTCGGGGTCGTTGAAGCGCGTCTCCAGGGAGACCGGCAAGGCGTGCACCGTGGTGTCATCGACCGCCGTGATAGCCACAACCTCGACAACGCCTTCCCACACAGCGCGCCAGATCTGGCCCGGTCGGGGATCACCCGGCGCTGCCGCCGCCACGGTACGGACCGCATCGGGAACATGCAGCTGGGCGGCTGCAGCGCGAAGCCGCTCATATGCGCTGCTCGATGCCTGGCTCATCGGGCGGCCCCCATTCCTTTCAGCGGTCTGTTCCCACTATGGACAAACGACGTGACTCGCCGAACGTCAGGGGGGTTCACTGCTGCGGCGGAGCAACGCTGCGGCTACCTCTCGGGGATCACTACCCGCAGCGGTCAGAGCCAGCATTAGCTTCTCACTCAGCGCATCCATGATCGCGGACGTCTGTCGGCGCCCGAGTCCAAGCAGGACGGAGACTTCCGCCGGATCGTCCTCCAGGAACGACAGCAGTTTCCGCTCCTGCGGGGACATGTCCGCCCAGATTTCCCCGGCTATGGTCTCGGCCTCCACGGGAACGGTCCCGTGTTCCTGATCGGTGGCAGAGTCGATGAGCGCGCCATCATCCGCGTACAGCGTCGTGTACTCGGCAGGGGCGAGCAGCTCGAAGCGGGCTTCAAGAACCTTGGCCAGTTCTTCCTCCCGGACCGCTCCACCTGCTGCCTCCAGCACTCCGGCGAGTACGACCATCAGGGCGCGCACGGTTTCCCTGGGAGTCGGCCCGGAGTGGTTCCAGGCAGTGATCCATACGCCACGCACTTCCCAGGCGGCTTTGACCAGTTCATCTAGATCGCCTTGCCAGACGGCGCCGGGTGGGCGAGAGGTCAGGGCCCATCGGGGCGAAGTACCAGCCACCGCGCGAAACCGGCTGTCCGCGCCAAGGCGCGCAGCGAAGCGCCGCCGCAGCTTCC
It encodes the following:
- the cutA gene encoding divalent-cation tolerance protein CutA, producing the protein MDPEIVIAQTTSDDEEQAKTLARGAVESKLAAGVHIDAPITAFYWWQGKVEAAQEWRISYMTSSDRLPALEAWLHERHPYDVPQWVTLPVTGGSEAYLSWVVDETRPG
- a CDS encoding nucleotidyltransferase, whose amino-acid sequence is MNDSTKNAFDAFDEELNLDGRERKSAQKRHNEITEHLVNAGLAIATFLQGSFARKTMLKPLKDVDMVIRMHPRLEKTLRQPGGPAQAMSLIRGVIAEKYPDALFDVDDAPAHALQVTFAELDFTFDLVPALDVEDSEIVYIADRENDTWEWSNTRTLNRIISTRNQATGGRFVHQVRMLKSFKKGNPVLDDTCGLLWEAFAYAAVTGPLEHSQALATTLAHAAQAVTHPVLDPTGVDDLTAEWTIDERNTYATTLAATARRAAEARRLEEDGQHAAAIEIWHTLIGDPFPQSESQNAIDALRALAAGSITSTGRAVVSPRGQQPARPARSWRTR
- a CDS encoding ImmA/IrrE family metallo-endopeptidase, which gives rise to MDYLRRAAARTQAKAMLTVLQRDHPGAAQRLGDGALDELRQWPGLQVRDVPDDRSGGGCSVSGAYFAGTPAVLAVATSASLARREFTGLHELGHHLQQTVVELMDVLLAEPDGGAALEDAACDAFAADILLPDTLTDRHITAAGPTADAAVALWRVSNASRMAACVKASERLPAPGHILLLDRDGILAFGASHGLPPLRRGSDQSQVPVLRTALSGQGHVEGRGRLAYRDGAVAGEELYLQTAAMDGYVLAVAVTDLAPWRTFAPSVRYNGPEAASYTCAHCGEDFTSFARACARCESAPCPDCDRCGCDRKVFERQCTACFVVHPAAMFDGASSRCRDCD